In a genomic window of Pedosphaera parvula Ellin514:
- a CDS encoding Gfo/Idh/MocA family protein: MSDKKINVAIVGLGFGAEFIPIYQRHPNANMYAICQRTQEKLDQVGNQYGIEKRYTSFEDLLKDPNVDMVHINSPIHMHAPQSIAALKAGKHVACTVPAATSIEECKQIVKAAQKAKKNYMMMETVVYSREFLFVRELRDTGRLGRIQFMRGSHLQNMQGWPGYWEGLPPMHYATHCISPCLAIVKGEADYVSCIGSGRISENLIAKYGSPFSFESAHFKIRNQDVGFEVTRYLFDAARQYTESFDVYGSDTSFEWQLIEGEEPVLHLGGEKVEKVKVPDYAHLLPEPIRRFTTKGVYDDEHAHLSFIQGGGHGGSHPHLANEFLMSIVEGRASFPDVYQSVNWTCAGICAHESAMRGGEIVKLPDFRS, translated from the coding sequence ATGAGTGATAAAAAAATCAACGTGGCCATCGTCGGCCTCGGTTTCGGAGCGGAGTTCATTCCCATTTATCAACGCCACCCCAACGCCAACATGTACGCCATCTGCCAGCGTACGCAGGAAAAACTGGATCAGGTTGGCAATCAGTACGGGATCGAAAAGCGTTACACCAGTTTCGAAGATTTGCTCAAGGACCCGAATGTCGATATGGTCCACATCAATTCTCCGATCCACATGCATGCCCCTCAGAGCATCGCAGCTTTGAAGGCGGGCAAGCATGTCGCCTGCACCGTTCCGGCAGCCACCAGCATCGAGGAATGCAAGCAGATCGTCAAAGCCGCCCAAAAGGCGAAGAAGAATTACATGATGATGGAAACCGTCGTCTATTCGCGCGAATTCCTGTTCGTCCGCGAATTGCGCGACACCGGCAGGCTTGGCCGCATCCAGTTCATGCGCGGTTCCCATCTCCAAAACATGCAAGGCTGGCCCGGTTACTGGGAAGGTTTGCCCCCGATGCACTACGCCACACATTGCATCAGTCCGTGTCTCGCTATCGTTAAAGGAGAGGCAGATTACGTCTCTTGCATCGGTTCTGGCCGGATTTCTGAGAATTTAATCGCCAAATACGGATCCCCGTTCTCCTTTGAATCCGCTCATTTCAAGATCCGCAACCAGGATGTCGGCTTCGAAGTCACCCGCTACCTGTTTGATGCCGCCCGTCAGTACACCGAGAGCTTTGACGTCTATGGCTCGGACACCTCCTTTGAATGGCAATTGATCGAAGGCGAAGAACCTGTTCTCCATCTCGGCGGTGAAAAAGTGGAAAAGGTGAAGGTGCCTGATTACGCGCACCTCTTGCCGGAACCGATCCGCCGCTTTACGACCAAAGGAGTTTATGACGATGAACACGCTCACCTTTCCTTCATCCAAGGTGGCGGCCACGGAGGCTCGCATCCGCACTTGGCCAATGAATTTCTCATGAGCATCGTTGAAGGCAGGGCATCTTTCCCCGATGTCTATCAGTCCGTGAACTGGACCTGTGCAGGAATTTGCGCGCATGAATCGGCCATGCGCGGGGGTGAAATCGTAAAGTTGCCGGACTTCCGCAGTTAA
- a CDS encoding MFS transporter yields MANPLVATLFPNNRTHYLNILHASWPAGMVLGGFVHTALGSQSWKLQLGCFLIPAAIYGVLFLGQKFPKSEASAKGLKLGEMLRDVGILGAAVVGLFIFLFFKDGLGPLLAGFTGNETFFGGQTWFYISAAVGGAILLMFGGASRWTLGAPLLFVLFITHVLVGAVELGTDGWIQNIEDAILAPGDGTKLFIFTSALMFGLRFCGHFIEHKLGLKPVGILVVCAILACIGLNMVSNVTSFAGALLALTVYALGKTFFWPTMLAVTSDRFPRCGAVAISIMGGLGMMSAGLVGSPGLGYAKDRFSGETLQHANPAIYAEYKAPTPSKWLIFSEVHGIDGQKLEAVNAIPADKRTPDQQTVVSAYISGNRETLKVDSIIPATMAGIYLLLLIYFKTQGGYKVVHIASEGDSAKDAPRKEPQTA; encoded by the coding sequence GTGGCTAATCCACTTGTTGCCACCTTGTTTCCAAATAATCGAACCCATTATCTCAACATTCTGCATGCCTCCTGGCCGGCGGGCATGGTGCTTGGCGGCTTCGTCCACACTGCGCTTGGCAGTCAAAGCTGGAAGTTGCAGTTAGGCTGCTTCCTGATTCCTGCAGCCATCTATGGAGTTCTTTTCCTCGGTCAGAAGTTTCCAAAATCGGAAGCCTCGGCCAAGGGTCTTAAATTGGGCGAAATGCTCCGTGATGTCGGCATTTTGGGTGCCGCCGTGGTCGGTTTGTTTATTTTCCTCTTCTTCAAAGATGGTCTTGGACCGCTTCTGGCTGGTTTCACCGGCAACGAAACTTTCTTCGGCGGCCAAACCTGGTTCTATATTTCAGCTGCGGTTGGCGGCGCAATCCTCCTAATGTTCGGTGGAGCGAGTCGCTGGACATTGGGTGCTCCATTATTGTTTGTGCTCTTCATCACACATGTTCTGGTTGGCGCGGTCGAGTTGGGAACAGATGGCTGGATTCAAAATATTGAAGACGCGATTCTCGCTCCGGGCGATGGCACCAAACTGTTCATCTTCACCTCAGCGCTCATGTTCGGCCTCCGATTCTGTGGACATTTTATCGAGCACAAGCTCGGTCTAAAACCAGTTGGTATTTTGGTTGTTTGCGCCATCCTTGCCTGCATTGGCTTGAACATGGTCAGCAATGTCACCAGCTTCGCTGGAGCCCTGCTGGCTCTCACAGTCTATGCTCTCGGCAAGACTTTCTTCTGGCCTACGATGCTCGCAGTCACTTCAGATCGATTCCCGCGTTGCGGCGCAGTCGCGATTTCGATCATGGGTGGCTTGGGCATGATGTCAGCAGGTTTGGTGGGTTCTCCAGGGCTCGGTTATGCCAAGGACCGTTTCTCCGGTGAAACGCTGCAACATGCAAATCCTGCCATTTATGCCGAATACAAGGCTCCCACCCCCAGCAAGTGGCTTATCTTTAGTGAAGTTCACGGCATTGATGGCCAAAAGTTGGAAGCAGTTAATGCTATACCGGCTGACAAACGTACCCCCGATCAACAGACGGTGGTGAGCGCCTACATCTCGGGTAACCGGGAAACCTTGAAGGTGGACTCTATTATACCCGCGACCATGGCAGGCATTTATCTGCTGCTGCTGATCTATTTCAAAACCCAAGGCGGTTATAAGGTCGTTCACATTGCCAGTGAAGGGGACTCCGCGAAAGATGCTCCACGTAAGGAACCTCAAACTGCATAA
- a CDS encoding glycosyltransferase family 39 protein, protein MIDTVKTKSVKVPASRSLSPLWIYGLLILILLVTAAIRFRLRELPLERDEGEYAYAGQLMLQGIPPYQLAYNMKFPGTYAAYALLMALFGQTPTGIHLGLLIVNAGAILLVYFLTARLSDKRAGLIAAALYAYLSLSAEVLGPVAHATHFVILPALGGLLLLLHGINRRSSLSLFASGVLLGFSVLMKQHGAFFILFAGSYLIYRNARPLKLRQLGVQATMLALGIATPLALTVLLLWKAGVLDKFWFWTIKYAREYATEYPGNLEVFKNLAGSTPHVLYPLAWAAVLGLVILWRKADRTVAIFSTGFFVCSVLTIFPNFNFRPHYYVLLLPAVAMLTGVLVISAREYLLRAQSRIPAALPVALLLIFLAGRLFHERALFFQSSPAQACRLLYPRSAFPESVQIAQYLKAHSPDNARIAVLGSEPQIYFYSQRHSATGYIYTYALMELQPYALQMQRELISEIETTQPDYIVSVEDGDSWIVRQTSEPLIFNWSAKYLQTHYNKVGLLEILPDGQSSLRWGDDIKTSRKVMDVYLNIFKRKDSN, encoded by the coding sequence TTGATTGACACTGTAAAAACGAAATCCGTGAAGGTGCCTGCCTCGCGTTCTTTATCACCCTTGTGGATCTATGGACTGTTGATTCTGATATTGCTGGTTACAGCAGCCATTCGTTTCCGCTTGCGCGAACTGCCCTTGGAACGGGATGAAGGGGAATACGCCTACGCCGGGCAACTCATGCTCCAGGGCATTCCACCCTATCAACTCGCCTACAACATGAAGTTTCCGGGAACCTACGCTGCCTATGCTCTGCTTATGGCCCTGTTCGGGCAGACCCCAACCGGGATCCATCTCGGACTTTTGATTGTTAATGCTGGAGCCATTTTGCTGGTTTATTTTTTAACCGCACGGCTATCGGATAAAAGAGCGGGACTCATTGCAGCAGCCCTTTATGCCTATCTTTCACTCAGCGCGGAAGTCCTGGGTCCAGTGGCTCACGCGACTCATTTTGTCATTCTCCCTGCACTGGGAGGTTTGCTGCTGCTCCTGCATGGCATTAATCGCCGATCCAGTCTGAGCCTCTTTGCGAGCGGAGTGCTACTGGGGTTTTCCGTGCTCATGAAACAACACGGTGCATTTTTTATTTTGTTTGCGGGAAGTTACTTGATCTATCGCAACGCACGTCCACTCAAATTGAGGCAGCTTGGCGTGCAGGCAACAATGCTTGCTCTGGGAATAGCCACTCCACTGGCACTTACGGTGCTTCTGCTTTGGAAAGCGGGCGTTCTGGACAAATTCTGGTTTTGGACGATCAAATATGCGCGCGAGTATGCGACTGAATACCCCGGGAATTTGGAGGTGTTTAAGAACCTGGCGGGCAGCACTCCTCACGTGCTATACCCACTGGCATGGGCTGCAGTGCTGGGTCTGGTGATTCTTTGGCGCAAAGCGGATCGCACGGTGGCGATATTCTCCACCGGATTTTTTGTTTGTTCTGTCCTCACGATTTTTCCAAATTTCAATTTCCGCCCCCATTACTATGTTCTTTTATTACCGGCAGTCGCCATGCTGACCGGGGTATTGGTCATCTCCGCCCGGGAATATCTCCTGCGCGCGCAGAGCAGAATTCCCGCTGCCCTGCCAGTCGCTCTGCTTTTAATTTTCCTCGCCGGACGCCTTTTCCATGAACGCGCGCTCTTCTTTCAATCCTCACCTGCTCAAGCCTGCCGATTGCTTTATCCACGCAGCGCCTTTCCGGAATCCGTACAGATCGCCCAGTATTTGAAAGCCCATTCCCCCGACAATGCGCGCATTGCAGTCCTGGGTTCGGAACCGCAAATTTATTTCTATTCACAGCGACACTCCGCCACGGGATACATCTATACCTACGCCCTGATGGAACTACAGCCCTATGCTTTGCAAATGCAGCGGGAACTGATCAGTGAAATCGAAACCACCCAACCGGATTATATAGTGTCCGTGGAGGACGGAGATTCCTGGATCGTGCGCCAGACCTCCGAGCCGCTCATCTTCAACTGGTCAGCAAAGTATTTGCAAACCCATTACAATAAAGTCGGCCTCCTTGAGATTCTTCCGGATGGCCAATCCAGTTTGCGTTGGGGTGATGACATCAAAACCAGCCGGAAGGTCATGGATGTTTACCTGAACATATTTAAGCGAAAAGATTCGAACTAA
- a CDS encoding HEAT repeat domain-containing protein, whose protein sequence is MKTKKNRLWFGLALLSGALVLLFIFWSPQPIPSYGGKDVDFWFNVHSQGYLPVQKSTPPGDPREAFRSMGSAAAPFLVRRLKRADSWERWYATHRLNWPSWVKRIVPAETDWNGRRGDAALLLAQLGPSATNVVGELIPFYSKLRERKTTTGTIPRGPAVSGQRFFIYYSDELVRVKILGLLGVAGRNNPEVLNILVAALQESEMAPVAIQALVKLAEQNEKVIPRLIEELGGTNSLARKCSAESLGLTGSKAGAAIARLKERVEERTEADRQVRYMSADALWKIDHQAYAIVPFRIEELKNPVESVRWSAAGFLGAYGDQSKPAVPALLEILKAEKNNRVRGKAAIALGQIGPAAKEAVPALKEALKDEYSNVREAAEGALKKIESTEIP, encoded by the coding sequence GTGAAGACCAAAAAAAACAGGTTGTGGTTTGGCCTCGCGTTGTTAAGCGGCGCGTTGGTTTTGCTTTTTATATTTTGGTCGCCGCAACCTATTCCGAGCTACGGAGGAAAAGATGTAGACTTTTGGTTCAACGTCCACTCCCAGGGATATTTACCTGTTCAGAAGAGCACTCCGCCTGGTGATCCACGGGAGGCTTTTCGAAGCATGGGATCTGCGGCGGCCCCTTTCCTCGTAAGACGGTTGAAGCGGGCGGATTCATGGGAGAGATGGTATGCCACCCACCGTTTAAACTGGCCCAGTTGGGTGAAGCGGATTGTGCCGGCGGAGACTGATTGGAACGGGAGGCGCGGAGATGCCGCTCTTTTGCTGGCCCAGTTAGGGCCAAGCGCAACCAATGTTGTTGGAGAACTGATTCCCTTTTATTCAAAATTGCGCGAAAGGAAGACCACAACTGGCACCATTCCCCGCGGCCCGGCAGTCAGTGGGCAGCGCTTCTTTATTTATTATTCAGACGAATTAGTCCGAGTGAAAATATTGGGGCTGCTGGGAGTGGCAGGCAGGAATAATCCCGAAGTCTTGAACATTTTGGTCGCGGCTTTGCAGGAGAGCGAAATGGCCCCTGTAGCCATCCAGGCACTGGTGAAACTTGCCGAACAGAATGAGAAGGTGATTCCTCGTTTGATAGAGGAGCTGGGTGGCACTAACAGTCTCGCGCGGAAGTGTAGCGCCGAGTCGTTGGGGCTTACAGGCAGCAAGGCTGGCGCGGCGATCGCCCGGCTGAAAGAACGGGTTGAGGAAAGGACCGAGGCCGACCGGCAGGTCCGCTACATGTCGGCGGATGCCTTATGGAAGATTGACCATCAGGCCTATGCGATTGTTCCATTTCGGATTGAGGAATTGAAAAATCCAGTTGAGAGCGTGAGATGGAGCGCAGCCGGATTCCTTGGAGCCTATGGAGATCAATCGAAACCAGCAGTCCCGGCGCTGCTGGAAATTTTGAAGGCAGAGAAAAATAACCGGGTCAGGGGAAAGGCGGCGATTGCATTGGGGCAAATTGGTCCGGCGGCAAAGGAGGCTGTTCCTGCTCTAAAGGAAGCGCTCAAGGATGAATATAGCAATGTGCGGGAAGCGGCAGAGGGAGCATTGAAGAAAATCGAATCAACTGAGATTCCATGA